The genomic segment GGATACGTTTCTCCGGACGATATCAAAGAGATCGGGAAAGATGTTCTNNNNNNNNNNNNNNNNNNNNNNNNNNNNNNNNNNNNNNNNNNNNNNNNNNNNNNNNNNNNNNNNNNNNNNNNNNNNNNNNNNNNNNNNNNNNNNNNNNNNCCTAAGTAAATCAATTTTCTAAAGAATAATTATGATTCCAAAAGAGATATTGGAAAAAGTTCGTAAGATCGAAATTACAACTCGCAGCTTGGTAAACGAACTTTTTTCAGGTGAGTATCACAGCATATTTAAAGGGCAAGGGCTAGAATTTTCCGAAGTCAGAGCCTACCAACCCGGTGATAATGTTAAACTGATCGACTGGAATGTTACAGCCCGTTTCGGGCATCCTTACATAAAGAAATTTGAGGAAACCCGCGAACTTACTGTGATGCTCATGATTGATGTTAGCGGATCTGGAAATTTTGGAACCGCTCGGAATCTCAAACGAGAAATAGCAGCTGAACTTGGGGCTATTCTTGCTTTTTCTGCAATCCGGAATAATGATAAAGTAGGTCTGATGCTTTTCTCGGACGAAGTAGAACAATATATTCCTCCAAAAAAGGGGAAGAAATCTGTTCTGCGAATTGTTCGGGAAATTCTCTATCACAAAGCCGAGCATAAAAAAACCAATATCAGCGAGGCTCTGAAATACTATTACAAAATGTCCAAAAAAAAGAGCATCGTATTTGTTATTTCCGATTTTCTTGATGAAGATTTTTTGCAAACAATGAAGATTCTTTCGCAAAAACACGATGTGATTGCCGCTAGAATTCTCGATCCCAAAGAGTTGGAAATTCCCAAATTGGGGCACATTTTGGTAGAAGACACGGAAACCGGAAAAGAAATTTTAATTAATACGAATTCACGTGAATTCCAAACAAATTTTATCAACCAAAAAACTAAAAAAATTGACCAATTAGAAACGGATTTGAAGCGATTTAAAATAGATTTGATAGATATTCAGGCAGATCAGCCGTATATAAAAAAGTTGATCAGGTTTTTTAAGCAACGCGAAAAAAGATTACGATGAATTTTAAGAAATTGATTTTGCCGTTTGTCTTTTTTACATTAATTTCCGTGAGTGGATTTTGTGCCGAGATTCACACGTTTATAGATACTTCTCGAACGGATGTTAAAAATATTGAGATAGGGGACAAAGTTTTTTTTGATGTTCAAATTTTGCATCCGAAGAATACTCAGTCTGTTTTGACAGAAAAGAATGAGTCGGAAAATTTCGCGATTCTAAATATTCAATCAAGAGATATTCCAAAAGGTGAAGACAGAATCACGGATTTCAATTTCACAGCAGCATTTTTTGATACCGGTAAGCAAAAAATACCAATTCAGGAATTTCAAATTATTAATGAAAATGATACTACCTTTATTTATTCCGATTCGTTAAAAATTTTTATTAAATCAATATTAACGGAAAAAGACACTAGCGGCATCAAAGATATTTTTTCACCATTATCCTTGAAACTTGGCTTTTGGGATATTTTCTTCCCGCTTCTGATTATCGCTATAATTGTTTTCGCAATTATTATTTTCACGAGATATAAAAAAGGTAAACCAATAATTCCTATCAGGAAGAAAAAAATCGAACCTGCCCATCTAATAGCTTTGCGAAAATTAGATAGTTTAAGATTAGAAAAATTGTTGTCTCGTGGAAAAATTAAAGAGTATTATGTAAATATTTCCTGGATTTGTCGGGAATATTTGGAAAACCGATTTAAACTTCCGATTCTTGAAAGCACGAGTTTTGAAATAAAGCAGCTATTAAGAAATAATGAAGTTGAGGAAGACTTACAATTTGTAAAAATTCTCAAAAAGTGTGATAAAGTGAAATATGCAAAATTTCTTCCTTCATTTTCCGAAGCGGACCCCCTAATCGAAAATCTGGAAAATTTGATTGTTAAAACAAAATCAGACGAGATGGATAAAACTGACCATGAAGATAATATTTCTTAATCCTCAATATTTTTGGTTTTTTATAATCTTACCTGTGATCGCAGCTTATGAGATTTTCATAAAACTCAAAAAACGCCCCACAATATTATTTTCAGATTTATCTTTGATCAGTTCAAAATCCCTAAGAAAAAACAATATTCTTTTTTATGTAGGAAATTATTTTATCAAAATTTTGATATTTGCAACTCTGATTTTTACGCTTGCCAGACCTGTCATACCGGAAAAATATAGCAAAGTTAAAGATAAAGGCGTGGATATTGTACTTGCTCTCGATGTTTCCACGAGCATGCGCGCAATTGATTTTAAACCGAATAATCGCCTTTATGTTGCAAAAGAGGAAGCGAAGAATTTCATCTCAAAGCGTCCAACCGATAGAGTCGGACTGGTGATTTTTGCCGGAAATAGTTACACCCAATGTCCGCTGACAATTGATCATAAAATTTTGCACCGACTCCTTGACGAGACTAAAACCGGTATGATCGAAGATGGCACTGCGATAGGAATGGGTTTGGCAACGGCATTGAACAGATTGCGAAATTCCAAAGCAAAAAGCAAGGTAATCATTCTTCTAACAGATGGAAGAAATAATGCCGGGAATATGGACCCGATAACCGCAGCAAATCTCGCCAAAGAATTCGGGATAAAAATATACACGATTGGAGTGGGGAAAGATGGTATTTCCAAGATTCCGGTTGATCATCCTGTTTACGGTACCCAATATGCTAATCAACAACTTGATATTGATATTGAAACCCTAAATAAAATCGCAAAATTGAGCGGAACAAAATTTGCCAGAAGAGCCAGAAATCCCGGGCAATTAAAAAAAATATTGAGTGAGATTGATAAATTGGAGAAGACTGAAATTTCTGAAAAAGTTTATTACAATTATTTCGATCTTTTCTTTTATTTCATCTATTTCACGATATTTCTTTTTGTTCTCGATATAATTATTTCAAAAATGATATTTAAAAGGTTACCCTAATGCATTTCGGAAATCCTGAATTTTTTATAGCACTGATCCTGATTCCTTTGATTTTTTTCGGTTTATATTTTTCCAGAAGAAAGAAAAGGAAACTGCTCGAAACATTTGCCTCTACAGAGATGCAAGAGAAATTGATTCTCAATCGCTCAACCATTGCAGAAACGATTACGAATTTTTTACTTATCGTGATTATTATCTTACTGATAATTGCAGCAGCCCGACCTCAGTGGGGAAAAAAATTACAAATTATCGAAGAGAAATCTCTCGATATAGTTGTTGCCACAGATGTCTCATCGAGCATGCTTGCCGAGGATTTAAAACCCAACAGAATCCAGCGTGCCAAAAATGCCTTTTCCAGCTTTATTGATCAATTGCAAGGTGATCGAGTAGGACTCGTAATATTTTCCGGTGATGCTTTTGTGCAGTGCCCTTTGACAAATGATTATTCTGCGTTGAAAATGTTTGCTTCGATTGTGGACGTGGGAATTATTCCCAAAGAGGGAACGAATTTACCCGAAGCGATCCAAACATCAATCTCGCTCTTTCCTGAATATGCAAAGAATAAAGTTCTAATCTTGATCACAGACGGAGAAAATCTGCAAGGAAACATTGAACAAGAGATAAAAGTTGCAAAAAGTGAAAATGTAATAATTTATACTATTGGAGTAGGAACTCAAAATGGCGCTCCCATTCCAATAAGAAATGCTCAAACAGGCGAAAAGTCTTATGTGAAAGATGCCGATGGAAATATTGTATTATCTCAACTTGACGCAACAACCCTAAGTAAGATTGCCCGAGAAACTCACGGTGGTTTCTTTCAAGTTTCTGCCGGAGAAGGCGAGATTAGACAAATTTTCAATGAAATAAATCTGATGGAAAAAGAAAAATTGGCTCAACACAGATATACGCGGTACAAAGAGCAATATAAGTATTTTGTATTTCTGGCATTTGCTTTATTTATCATTATGCAAATGATATTTTTGCGAAAAATCGGTTTGAAAGGTTAGGATGAAAAAAGCAGTATTTCCAATTTTATTTTACTTTATTTCCACGTCTTGCTTTGCACTTAATTATGAGAAAGTTCTAAAAAACGATAATGCAAATAAGTTGTATGAAAAAAAAGAATATTCAAAGGCAGAAAAATTATATTCTGCAAATAGTATAGAAAATCCTGAAGACGGGATGTTGCATTTCAATCTCGGTGATGCTTATTATAAAAACAAGCAATATGAAAAAGCTCTTTCCTCCTATAAAAGTGCCTTAAAAAGTGAGAAAATGGATAAATCAAAAACATGGACGAATATTGGCAATAGTTTTTTTCAAACGAAAAAATTGAAAGAAGCATTGGGCAGTTACAAGAATGCCTTGTTAGATAATTCCAAAAATTCCGAAGCACGATACAATTTTGAAATGACGAAACGATTATTACAACAGCAGCAAAAACAGCAGGACGATCAGGATAAACAAAACAAGGATAAGAAGCAGGATAAAAAAGATAAAGAGCAAAAGAAAGAACAAAATAAAGATCAACAAGACAAAAAGAAAAAGGAACAAGAGAAACAGGAGCAAGAAAAAAAAGAACAGGAAAAGCAAAAAAATCAGAAGCAAGATAAACAGGATGAGCAGCAGAAACAACCGGAACAAAATAAGCAAAGTGAGGAACAGAAACAAAAAATTGAACAGGCAAAACGCCTCTTAAATGCAATGCAGAAGCAGGAAGATGAAAAACAGAAAGAGCGAATAAAAGAATTGATCAAGAAAAAAAGCTCACCCAAAAAAGTCGATAAAAATTGGTGAAAAAATTAGCTGCGAATTCAAAAATAATATTAAATAAAATATTTGTAGCTAACAAAAAAGAAAAATTAGATGAAAAGTAAGCAATTTACCAAAAATATAATTTCTTCAATTTCCATATTAATATTATTTATCACATTTCCAGCCATTTTAAAGGCTGAGTTTCTTGAGTTATCCGTGTCTTCCTATGTAGATCGTACTCAGATAATTATGGGAAATAGTCTGCAATTAACCGTGGAGATTGAAGCAAATAAGAATGTTGATGTAGAACCGATCATTCCGCAGCTCACAGGATTTCAGATAATCGGGCAATCATCTTCGAGTTCTTCGTCAATTCAAATTATTAATGGAAAAGTAGATAAAAGTATTACAAAAAGTTTTACTTATACACTTGCTCCTCTCAAATTAGGGAATTTTGTAATTCCGCCGATAGAAGTTAAATACAACCGGAAAAAATATAAAACCAACTCAATTCGGGTTAACATAATTAAGGGAAATTCTTCAACCCAAACCTCTCCCAATAATTTATCACAATCGCAACGAACTTCACCAAATTCGGCAATAGCTGATGGAAGAAAAATGTTTCTTCAAGCCATTCCCACAAAACGCAATGTATATGTGGGAGAGCCATTTGCAATTATTTATAAAATTTATAGCCGGAAAGAATTGTCCGGACTTCAGCCCGAACAGATGCCGAATTTTCCGGGTTTTATCAAAGAGGATGTTTTTCAGGCAACAAATATCAGATACACGCTGGAAAATTTAAAAGGCATAAGATATTATACCTACAAAATCAGCGAATACACCCTTTTCGCAATACATGAGGGTGATTTTAAACTTGATCCGATGCAACTCGTGGGAGCGTACAATACTCCGGCTAGAAGTTTTTTTGATTTTGGAAATACAAAAAGAGTTATGCTCAGTTCACAACCAATTACAATTCATGTAAAAAAACTTCCCTTGATTGATCGTCCCGAAGATTACACGGGAGCGGTTGGAACTTTTTCCATAAAAGCCGAGTTGGGCAAACACGAAGTTAAAGCCGGCGAGTCCATTACCCTCACGGTTACAATTTCCGGAAGTGGAAACATAAAGATGTTTGACGCTCCACTTATTCCTCAAATCAATAATATCGGCACTTTTCCACCTGAAGAAAATAACACCCTGACCGATAGTTACAAAACTGCCGGATATAAGACAATAAAATTTATTTTAATCCCTCAAGAACCAGGTAAATATGAGATTCCTCCCATAAAATTTTCGTATTTTAATACTCAAACAGGTAAATATTCCACTGTGGAAACAAAATCTTGTCATTTCACTGCCGAGAAATCTGACATTCCATTATCAGCAACTTCCTATGTTAATCCCAAAGGAATCGTAGTACAGGGGATTGACATCAATTTTATCATTAACAAAAACGTGATTTACAATAATTCTTTTCTTGTTCAGAAATTGTGGTTCTGGCTAATTGCCGTATTGGGGATGGTCATTCTTTTTATCGCCTTTTTGATAAAAAAAGAGAGCGACAAGTTACTTTCCGATAGGGGATATTATAAATTAAAAATTTCAAACAAGCAATTAAAAACGGATTTGAAATTTACTCGTAAAGTTTGTAATGATGAAAATGGAGAAGTTTTTTTTCCTGCGATAGAAAAGACTCTAAAAAATTATATTGCTAACAAATTTAATCTATCTGCTGCGGGTATGCAATTGCAAGAAGTTATTGATGTTTTTGAGGCAAATGGCATTGATACGGATTTGACCGAAAAAGTGAAAAAGTTTCTAATGCTCACTGATCAGGCTAGATTCAGCGGTTTTTCCTATTCTGAAAAAGATATGAAAGAAAATCTTAGTCAGCTCGAAGACATAATTGGAAAATTGCAAAAAATTAAATTCAGGAGAAAAAAGTGAAATATAAAGCATTAATTTTTTTTCTATTCATTTTGGTAAGTTCGGTTTTGTTTGCCGAGTATGATATTTCAATCCCAAACAAAGCATATCAAGATCAAAATTATACAAAAGCAAAAGAGGGTTACGAAGAAGTGGTCAAACAGGGAGTGGAAAATTTTATTTTGTTTTATAATCTCGGAAATACTTATTTCAAATTGGGAGAAAAGGGATTGGCAAGACTTTATTATGAAAAAGCTAAGAGATTTCAGCCACAAAATAAAGAATTATCCCAGAATATCGATTTGCTAAAATCCACACTTAAAGATAAAGAAGAAACTCAGGAAACTTTTTTGGAGCAAGTTGCTCAGAATATCTTTTATTTCTTTTCGATAAATTTGCTGACGATTTTTGGGATCGCCTCTTTTATGATTCTAATGCTTATTACAGCATTCATGGTAATTTCTCGCAGCGATGTATCCAAAAAAATTATTCGAGCTTTTATGCTACTTTTTTCCATCCTTTTTGTTTTTTTTCTCATTTTTACTGTTACCCGATTGATGCAATTCCATTCCAAAAATTCAGCGGTTATCCTTGGGGAAACCGTGTTGGCATACAGCGGACCAACTCAGGAATTCGAGCAGGTTTTTACCATCCACGAAGGTTTGAAGGTGAAAATCGAAAAATTCGATGGGGACTGGGTGTTGATAAAATTGCCCACAGGCAACGGCGGTTGGATTCTAAAGGAAAATATTGGTGAAATATAAATGTTAAAGTATTGAGAAATATCGTGGTTTAGAAACATTTTTATTGACAAGGTTTTTGAAAATCACACGAAGTTATATAAAATCATTAGCGATATTATTAAAATAGTGAAGGAGTTCCAATGCAAGAATTTGAAGAAAAAACTAAAGAAGATTTAATTAAGGAGATTGGGGAATATTCAAAGATAATCAAGAATCTTAGGCAACAACTTGCAAAGGTAGAAAAAACAGGAGATGAATCAAAAGAAAAGTTTGGGGTACGGCTTCCAAGAAAAGGTTTGGAGACAAATCTGGAAATGGTTGGTGATTTTGATATTCTTTATGGAACTGGTGAAGATTATTCAAAAGGTGGGATGAGTTTTAAAATTCCTATTGAATTGGAATTTGAAATTCGTTTTGATGTTGATGGAAAGGCACAGGATAAACGAGCGAAACTTATTTGGGTCAAATATATTAAAGAGGAAGGATATAAATTTGGAGTGGAATTTATTGAATCTTCGGAAGAAAAAGGCGAGGAATTTTAGAGAAAATTTACGAAAATTTTCCTTGTTTTTGCTCGAGTAGGTAAATTTCTTAGTGAAATCAAATGCGATTTACCCACTTAAAAAAATCTTCGGTTTATCATAAAGATGAGCCCACTTAAAAAAGGGGATTTAACCATTTCGCCATAGGGCGAATCTAATGATAAAATGGTTAAATCCATAGATTGTGTTTCTCATTAACCCTCCGCCAGCCGGCGGATAAGTCGGGGGCTAATAAGGAGATTGGGTCTGTACTATCGGCTAAAACTTTACCAATATTTGCAATTTGGAATAATTTTATTGAATTTTCTTTTGTCATATTTTCTTTGAAAAAATCAATCTCAAAGACAGTTACTCTTTTTTCTGTACGGATTTTTTTATTGTAAACGGTTTTTTACAATAAATGCCAACGGTGGAATTATGAAAAGTTGGGCATTTTGAAACGATTAATTTTCAATTTACCACTAATTTTATTTATTTCTAAAGATTTTATATACAACACGAAACCGGCATTATGTATAGCCT from the Candidatus Cloacimonadota bacterium genome contains:
- a CDS encoding tetratricopeptide repeat protein, yielding MKYKALIFFLFILVSSVLFAEYDISIPNKAYQDQNYTKAKEGYEEVVKQGVENFILFYNLGNTYFKLGEKGLARLYYEKAKRFQPQNKELSQNIDLLKSTLKDKEETQETFLEQVAQNIFYFFSINLLTIFGIASFMILMLITAFMVISRSDVSKKIIRAFMLLFSILFVFFLIFTVTRLMQFHSKNSAVILGETVLAYSGPTQEFEQVFTIHEGLKVKIEKFDGDWVLIKLPTGNGGWILKENIGEI
- a CDS encoding DUF58 domain-containing protein codes for the protein MIPKEILEKVRKIEITTRSLVNELFSGEYHSIFKGQGLEFSEVRAYQPGDNVKLIDWNVTARFGHPYIKKFEETRELTVMLMIDVSGSGNFGTARNLKREIAAELGAILAFSAIRNNDKVGLMLFSDEVEQYIPPKKGKKSVLRIVREILYHKAEHKKTNISEALKYYYKMSKKKSIVFVISDFLDEDFLQTMKILSQKHDVIAARILDPKELEIPKLGHILVEDTETGKEILINTNSREFQTNFINQKTKKIDQLETDLKRFKIDLIDIQADQPYIKKLIRFFKQREKRLR
- a CDS encoding BatD family protein; its protein translation is MKSKQFTKNIISSISILILFITFPAILKAEFLELSVSSYVDRTQIIMGNSLQLTVEIEANKNVDVEPIIPQLTGFQIIGQSSSSSSSIQIINGKVDKSITKSFTYTLAPLKLGNFVIPPIEVKYNRKKYKTNSIRVNIIKGNSSTQTSPNNLSQSQRTSPNSAIADGRKMFLQAIPTKRNVYVGEPFAIIYKIYSRKELSGLQPEQMPNFPGFIKEDVFQATNIRYTLENLKGIRYYTYKISEYTLFAIHEGDFKLDPMQLVGAYNTPARSFFDFGNTKRVMLSSQPITIHVKKLPLIDRPEDYTGAVGTFSIKAELGKHEVKAGESITLTVTISGSGNIKMFDAPLIPQINNIGTFPPEENNTLTDSYKTAGYKTIKFILIPQEPGKYEIPPIKFSYFNTQTGKYSTVETKSCHFTAEKSDIPLSATSYVNPKGIVVQGIDINFIINKNVIYNNSFLVQKLWFWLIAVLGMVILFIAFLIKKESDKLLSDRGYYKLKISNKQLKTDLKFTRKVCNDENGEVFFPAIEKTLKNYIANKFNLSAAGMQLQEVIDVFEANGIDTDLTEKVKKFLMLTDQARFSGFSYSEKDMKENLSQLEDIIGKLQKIKFRRKK
- a CDS encoding tetratricopeptide repeat protein, producing MKKAVFPILFYFISTSCFALNYEKVLKNDNANKLYEKKEYSKAEKLYSANSIENPEDGMLHFNLGDAYYKNKQYEKALSSYKSALKSEKMDKSKTWTNIGNSFFQTKKLKEALGSYKNALLDNSKNSEARYNFEMTKRLLQQQQKQQDDQDKQNKDKKQDKKDKEQKKEQNKDQQDKKKKEQEKQEQEKKEQEKQKNQKQDKQDEQQKQPEQNKQSEEQKQKIEQAKRLLNAMQKQEDEKQKERIKELIKKKSSPKKVDKNW
- a CDS encoding VWA domain-containing protein, translating into MHFGNPEFFIALILIPLIFFGLYFSRRKKRKLLETFASTEMQEKLILNRSTIAETITNFLLIVIIILLIIAAARPQWGKKLQIIEEKSLDIVVATDVSSSMLAEDLKPNRIQRAKNAFSSFIDQLQGDRVGLVIFSGDAFVQCPLTNDYSALKMFASIVDVGIIPKEGTNLPEAIQTSISLFPEYAKNKVLILITDGENLQGNIEQEIKVAKSENVIIYTIGVGTQNGAPIPIRNAQTGEKSYVKDADGNIVLSQLDATTLSKIARETHGGFFQVSAGEGEIRQIFNEINLMEKEKLAQHRYTRYKEQYKYFVFLAFALFIIMQMIFLRKIGLKG
- a CDS encoding VWA domain-containing protein, producing the protein MLKQNQTRWIKLTMKIIFLNPQYFWFFIILPVIAAYEIFIKLKKRPTILFSDLSLISSKSLRKNNILFYVGNYFIKILIFATLIFTLARPVIPEKYSKVKDKGVDIVLALDVSTSMRAIDFKPNNRLYVAKEEAKNFISKRPTDRVGLVIFAGNSYTQCPLTIDHKILHRLLDETKTGMIEDGTAIGMGLATALNRLRNSKAKSKVIILLTDGRNNAGNMDPITAANLAKEFGIKIYTIGVGKDGISKIPVDHPVYGTQYANQQLDIDIETLNKIAKLSGTKFARRARNPGQLKKILSEIDKLEKTEISEKVYYNYFDLFFYFIYFTIFLFVLDIIISKMIFKRLP
- a CDS encoding PilZ domain-containing protein; translated protein: MQEFEEKTKEDLIKEIGEYSKIIKNLRQQLAKVEKTGDESKEKFGVRLPRKGLETNLEMVGDFDILYGTGEDYSKGGMSFKIPIELEFEIRFDVDGKAQDKRAKLIWVKYIKEEGYKFGVEFIESSEEKGEEF